Within Lagopus muta isolate bLagMut1 chromosome 1, bLagMut1 primary, whole genome shotgun sequence, the genomic segment CATAACCGCAGTGTAAAAGTTGTAGTTTCGCACGGTTTTCCTTCGTAACAAAGCAACAGATTTCCTATCGAGGTTTCCGCTGGAGGGAGCAGAATTCCCGTGGCGAGTGCTGAGAGTGCCCTGGGTTTGTAGGAGGCTCCCAGCACCCACCGGTGAAGAAAGAATCCCTCGTCCTGTcaagagttttctttctttctccgATAGTGCCTGTGGGAGCCAGCAAGTGCTCAAGAAACTAATTttaagaagggagaaagggaatgGTCTCTGCATTCTGTAGCCAAGCCACATTGCTATATCCTTCTTGAGAGGAAGATTGTAGAGTAAGGCCGTGAGTTTATAATCAGCATAAATTAAAAACTGCTTGCAGAAAGCTAACTGTGATAAAAAGATGCAACAGCTACATTTgcaaaagacatttaaaatggAGACCTCTTccatcatcaccaccacacAAAAACATTCCCACAACCTGACCTATACTAGGTGATAGTGTATATCATACTTCCCATCCATCCCTCAGATTAAATTATTCCTTGTATCCAGCTCCTAATTCTTATACTAATTCTTCCTTGAAAGCCTTTTTCCTCACCCTTAATTAGTGGCTGTGACTTGCTGTTTTGGAGAAGAAGCTAGGGATGGTTCTGTGCTTTGTAGTCAGTAGCACTGCAGCTACTGTTTTGAACAGTCACAACGGAATTTcctgcagcaagaaaaaagaaaaaagttgtcaGACTTGGCTCCAAGCAGGGCTCCATCTCTCTGGGCTCACTTGCTGGCTTTGCTGATTCATTCCTGGCAGCTAAAGGGGCTGGGGCAGAGCAACAGTGCTGCCATCCTGTAGCTCTGCAAATGATGCCATTTCTTAtctggctgtgagctgcagcaggtgagGGCACTGATACACATCTGCAGCCAGGGTAAGGTACCACCACTGAAACACCTTCTGCCCCCGGCTACAGAGGGAGGTTGTATCTTCCACTAAACCCAAATGGAGACATGCATCAGTACTCTAAAATATCAAATTTGAGATAAAGAGTTCTGGGTGGTTTTTCACTGTCCTTCCAAACTGCTTTTGCCCTCTTCCAGCTTCAGAATCTACACACCACAACCACAACACGAATCAAGATACACTGGGAGACGTTACTTTCTAGTCACAGCCCTGTGACTGTGCTTGGTAGACTGACATCTCTGTGCTCCTTAGATAGAAGTACAGGAACGTCTCTGCTCACCAGAAACAGGGAAGCTGTGTCATCAAGACATTGCCACTCAGGCTCCTTTTATAAGTAAGCCCAAAACACAGAGGTTTAACAAGAGGAGTTACCTGTTCAAAACAGTTCCATGCAACATGTTTACTAGTGGAAAAGCAACTTGGAGGGCATTCCCAGGGTGGGATCTGATGCAGGAGAACAGCATAAAAAGGACCACACAACTGAGATCCCGCCTTGTCCTCCTCCCCCAGGCTGAAGCATTAATTCTGGAAGAAGACATCCTTTATTGGGTGAGGGATGAGGAAGCAAAAGCTCTTTAAGGCAATCAGAGATGTGAACAATATCCAGATCATCTTCTTTGAATATGGCCACTGACATTAGCAGAATTAAGCTCTTCATTGTGATCCTCAGTGATTTCTAAGTGCTGGTAACCAGGCTGAAATAAGAGGGAAAGAAGCTGATGCTGGACATGGCTGCATTCACTGGACTTATTCTAAAACAATCCTTCTGCCAGACACTGGTTTCTGTAGGAGGTCAACTCTTGATCACCTGCAGGTTATcaaattttctaaaaatatactTAATACCAACACACATACCTGTTCAGGAGCCTAAGGAATATTGTCTAAGATCTCAGGATGCATTGTGTCTGTCtacttttcctttgcaaaatatCTTTACTATTCCTttgcaagaaatgaaaagcttacTTGGGAAAACCAGACAAGTGGGAAAACCAGACAAAGCTGTGAGTAGCCAAGAAAGAAGATATTATTCATCCGCTTTCTTCTCCATCAGTCTACTTCTCCTGTCTTCTAGGTTGTATCCTAGAAGTTGGATGGGTGAGGACATCTTCATCCTCTCCTGAATCCTTCCTGAACCTATAACAAACAAGTCATGAGCCTGGGATCAACGCTTCCATATAGCACAGCTCCTAAATGCAAGGTAACTCCTGCAAGAGTTAACTCCTGCATACAAAACCAAGCCAGAAAGCAGAGACTGTGCTGAAGGTGAATGGTAAGACCACAGTTTGACACACGGGGGAGATGCTCTGCCACAGATGGCCGTCTTGCAGGCCACTCACTGCAACAGCTCCCTGGGGTTGGGCTGTAAATCTCATCCCTACTACCTCATCTTCCTGAGCAAAGAACATACTTACTTACTTTCTTTCacagatataagaaaaaagtgcaCTTTGGTGTAGTTTCAGTGATGATTTAATAACATTAAAACCAACATTCTTTATGCTCATTAtagcacttcacagaatcacagggttggaagggatctcaaggatcacgaatctccaattgccctgccacatgcagggcccccaacctccccatttaataccagaccaggctgcccagggccccatccaacctggccttgaacacctccagggatggggcatccacaacctctctgggcagcctgttccagcacctcaccactctctctgtaaagaacttccccctgacatccaacctaaatcttccctccctcaacttaaaaccatttccccttgttctgctgttatctaccctttcaaagagttgattcccctcctgtttgtaggctccctttacgtactgaaaggctgcaatgaggtcaccctgcagccttcttttctccgggctgaacaagcccagctccctcagcctgtcttcgtaggggaggtgctccagttccctgatcatctttgtggctctcctctggacctctccaacagctctctgtctttcttgtactgggggttcctgacctggatgcagtactccagatggggcctcacaagagcagaggagatGGGGACAATCacatccctgtccctgctggccacctctcttctgatggacttgtttcttttgaaaccctaaaacttattttcttttcttaatattaAAAGTGCTGGGAATGTTGGAGCTACAAGCCCTTGAAAAAATATTCTCCTCCTATGCAACACCCCAAAAGACATGGATGCTTAAAACTAGGGAAAGATCCACTCCTCCTCCAGCCTGctgggtggagccaggagtGCAAATGAAATCTCTTCTGGCCAAGCCCCCCTGTTAGTTTGGCACTAACAGAACTggcaaacacaaagaaaaatatatttgaagtaacaggaagaaaaatgaaggtggaggagaaaaaaaaactgaggagtcaagaaaaaaaaacattcttcctcctgcttgtggcattctatgatggagtgacggcattggtggacgaagggaaggcgactgatgtcatttacctggacctgagcaaggcctttgacatggtcccccaccacatcctcatctccaaattggagggaagtggatttgatgggtggacgacccgatggataagcaattggttgaaaggccgcagacaaagggtggtggtcaatggctctatgtccaggtggaggccggtaacaagtggtgtcccccaagggtctgtcttgggaccggtgctctttaacatctttattaatgacatcgatgagggaattgagtgcaccctcagcaagtttgctgacgacaccaagctgagtggtgcggttgatacggtggaaggaagggatgccattcagagggacctcgacaggctggagggctgggctcgggtgaacctgatgaggttcaacacggcaaagtgcaaggttttgcatttgggccggaagaaccccaggcacctgtacaggctgggaggagtggtccttgagagcagctcggcagagaaggacctgggggtcctgatggacgagagactgaatatgagccagcagtgcgctctggcagctcgaaaggcaaatgggatcctgggctccatcaggagaggggtggccagcagggacagggaggtgattgtccctctctacacggctcttgtgaggccccatctggagtactgtgtccaggtgtggagccctcattacaagaaagacatagagattttggaaagggtccagaggagggcgactaagatgatcaaggggctggagcacctcccctatgaggacaggctgagggagttgggcttgttcagcctggagaagagaaggctgcggggtgacctcattgcagcctatcaatacctgaagggaacctacacccaggaggggagtaaactcttcaaaagggctgacaacagcaggactaggggaaatggttttaagttgaaggagggaagatttaggttagatgttagggggaagttctttactaggagagtggttaggccctggaacgggctgcccagggaggttgtggatgccccgtccttggacgtgtttaaggccaggttggacggggtcctgggcaacctgatctgaatatgtatgttggtggccctgctaggcaggggggttggaactacatgatccttggggtcccttccaacccgggtgattctgtgattctgcttcCCTTGAGCTATTCAGTACTACTGGCAGGGTTATCTTTGTACAGGAGCAGGACCCCATTTGATTGTAGGAGGAAGCATCACAAACTGTCTCAGAGAAGACTTCCACCTTTGTCATACCTCCAAAATAATGttcctctgctccttctgcagagTTGGCCTACAAGGTTGGCAGGGAATGATCTTTAgtttcccttccaacccaagccgttctatgatcCTAGAAATTAAACTCACTGTCTCTGAtgaggaaggaggaggcagCCACCACCCATGTGCTAGGTTGCACAGCAGGTAGGCAGCAGAGTGAGACTCCTTTGCACCATTTTTCTGCTTATGCACAAGACTGGAGGCAGAGAATAAGGCAGTTGCTGCTCTGACAGACACAGGGTTGAGTTTCACGGGCTGTAGCTTCTAGGCAAGCTGTTGCTGTTGAAAGCAAATTAGATCGGCTGGGCATCAAGCAATGCCTTCCATCAGTTTTCTCCACCCACCACTGCAATCTTGACATTTTGTTCATGCCATCAGTGCCAACTGCTTCAGAAAGCCAGCTGCAACACCTACTGGAAGGACAAGAACACCACCGATGAGGAGAACAAGTGGGAAACTGCTCAAAGTTGAGGTGAGGAAGCTTTCTTCAGCCTTAGTCCAAGCAGAAGACGGGGTTCTCTAGGAAGACAGCGAGCTTGCTGGCCACCACATCCAGGTCGCTGGTGTTGGCATATTTGAGCAGATTGGTGTTCTTGACAAAGTAATGCTTGAGGAAGTGCTGGCTCACACACTTGTGCAGTTTCTGCACCAGCCTCAGGAAGGCTTCATGAAAGCAGCGCCAATCCTTGGTGCGTGGGTATTTTTCGCACGTCCAGAATAGCACTGTCTGCAAGAAGCAGATGGGAAAGAAGAGGTGTTAAAGGTTCTGCTAAGGGCTCACACAGCTTGCTAAGGCAGTTAGAGTGCTGGTAAGTGGCTGACAGCCTTGGAAATTGGAGAGCCTCGCACTGCAGTCTTCCTGcattaatgattctgtaacaGAGGGATCACAACCAGCAGCTTAAGGGAGAGCCCTTTCACCTTCCCTTGGCTGTCccttttcctttgccttgcAAACCTCACTGGACATACCAAGGATCCTGCACAGATGTCCAGAACAGGCAGGGAAGGAGGATTTGCAAAGGCCAGGGACCTCTGCAGAAATGCCAGGTGTTTTAAGCTGTAGAAAGTGGCCTATTATATAAGTGTAGAAGTGTAGAAGTGCAAGGAGGGAGAGAATAATAATCTTATGAGCATAGCTGTTAGCTTCAGCCATACTTGTGCTGAAGATGCACgcagattttctttctgggTACACTGGGATTCCAAGCAACTCTTGCCTGTCTTCTTCTGACACAAAATACAGCATGTGTTATGACCTCTTCCTCCAAGTTTATTTCAtgtgaaatcatagaatggcttgggatgtaagggacttcaaagaccaactagttccagccccctgctgtaggcagcgTTGCCAGCTGCTTAATTAAGACTGACCAGGAACCCATGAAGCCTAGCCTTTAATGTCTCTGGGGTGCAGCATCCACAGgttctctgggtagcctgttcctgtgcctcaccaccctctgagtgaagaacttctctctaacatccaacctaaacctcctctctttcagtttaaatccatcccccttgtcctatcactatctatctgcataaaaagagaaatcaatagattaaaaaatgaattctatATGATTATTGCTCTCAtaacattattttcatgttgCCCATATTACATTTTTACaggcttttctgtttgtgaagaattttttgGATGTACTTACAGTTATTGTaccaaaaaaagcaatattgaCCATCTTCATCAACCTGAAAATCATTcctaaaacaaaaaagtcactGATCTTGGGTGCAAGAATTCCACTCTGTTTCTTAGTGTTCTCTTAACTCAAATTTTCAAATTCAGTGTCCCAAAGAGACCTCCAAGAGATGCTGTGAGACACGGCTGAACTACAGCCTTCAATTCCTCTGCTTCCTCAAAGCTAAGAATTTCATCAAAATAAGGCATTATTTTCTAGATTGCCTGTTTTCCCCCTCCACTTGGCCTTGCAATAGTTGTAGTGTTGGggaatttcttctcagatagCTTTTCAATTGTGAGCAAATTTTATTCATAGCTGCAATAACCACAAAGTCTTTTTGATGTTGCCAGGGAACAAAAGACATGGCGAGGAATTCAAGCTGGAGCTTACTAAGAGCTACTCCTTGGAGGTTTGCAGAGCAGTTATCTCCCATCAGCACCACCGCCGCTTCTGCAAGACCTACAGGCAGTTGTTAGAGTGGAGTttccagaagcaggaaaaatagTGCTGTTTTTGCAGTCAGGTCTTTCAGATTTCCTGATTATGAACGTCATTCCCCTGTAACAGATACTGAGACCGTATCTCGATATCATGGTGATGCCTACCTGAAGATGATAAGCTGTGATGACGGGCTTATTTCCAGCACACCAGACGTCCTCCTTCATCTGCCTCATGACTCTGAAGCATTTCATGCGACAGCCACCATCTTCGTCGAGGCCTTCCATGAGTATATGCTCAGCACGGGAGAAGCACAGCTGCCAGTGATAATTGGAGCGGGCCAAGAGGTCAAAACCAAGCGACTATGGGCAAAAGGGAAAGTGTGTCACCAGATCAGAGGCAGACTTCTCTGAGCAATGCAGAGGGATGTTACAGAGAGGCTGTATGTTAGCAGAGGCAGTTAACATGGTTAATTTTCCCATTGTAACTCCTTGATGGAAcaagcaatttgttttctttcctcatgtGGTGACATCGGTTACTCCTGGGAGATTCAGCTCTAGAGATGCCAGGTACAAACAGTGCTACTGAAGCTGAGGCACAACTCTACAGGCACTTTGCCATAGAGCAGCAGGTCCTGAGCAAGTGGGGAGCAAGCAAGACTGGAAGGCAGAACTCGATGTGTGGGATAATGGCAACTAGGACTGGTCTGTTGccaaaggaaaatgctgaggTAGTGCCCCACTTGCAGAAAGGTTACAtgagacaaagcaaaacagcaagaaaaaacgCACTCAGCTAAATAGCCAAAGCTATTTGCAAGAAACTCATGCAACAGATGTTAAATCAGTTTTCCCTCCACAGAATTCACCATCattaaggaaagaaattctcaataaaatccaaataatttgaaatattctCTGCAACCTTCCAAACCACTATCACATACCTGCAAAGTAAAGTTCTGCACAGACTTTACAGTTGTTTTTGCACTGCTCACCTTGATGCACTGAACTTTTTCCTGAGATGGCCAACGCTTGAGGCAACGAGGCCACCGGGCTTTCTCAGGCCAGCAAGTTGGAATCTCCACTGTAGGAGCCAGCTCCACCTCAACCTGGAATTCTGATGTTTCCACAGCCACTCGAACCACTGAGCTGAAGCTCTCCAACATTGTCACTTTATCTGTGAAGGAACAATGTGAGAGGTGATAAAGGTGAAAAGATCCTCTCCTCAAGCCAAGCAAGGGGCTGTGTCGTGCCCATGTCCAAATTGAGACTTGCAGTTCCACTGCTGTCTTAGCACTCTCTTCAATGACATAAGTGGAATGCAAGAGAAAGCTTATTTCAATCTGCCCAAAGGAatgagagcagaggaaaaactAAACATGGTCAATGTTGGTCCAACTGTATTCATGGAGGAAGTTTCTGTCTCTATTTTTCCCTGTCATTCTGGATGGATCACTGTTCCTTCAGTTTTGCTGTTCGAGCCAATGATGTGATCATCCTCTAACccattgaaataaatacagagcaGATTACCATAAGCAGTTTAAGTAATTGTGTGTTAATCCACCTCAATTCGACTGACGCTGGCCAGGGATTCCAATTCCAAAAGGAGTTCATGCAGCAGACTTGAAGGGACAGTGATGAATGTTTAGGATGGTAACTTCTATTTTCACCGAAGAAATATCCACCTAGTCCTAATGGCATTTTAGCATCTCCTCCAGAAAGCACAGTGGAGTCCATCTCCAGTATAACTTTATAAACATCAGTAAATCTGGGTGTTATTTCCCCACTGAGCCAAGCCTAGCACCAAAACAGGAGCTATACTTCTCCCAAGATCTCAGCAGAGAGACCAAGCAGCTGAAAAGCATTAAAGCCATAGCTTTGTCAGCACTTAAATAAATTCACAGCCTTTCCCTAAGTATCACGACCGTGCTGCCTATCTTTCCACCAATGGCAAGTGAGGCAACACAAGAACTCTGTTTTTGCTGGTTctcaaagaattaaaaaaacagagaagcaaTGACACTGGAGACGTTTTTATGTAACTTTAGATGTTCCATGGGATTAAGTTCATTCTTCacacatgcatttaaaaaaaaaaaaaaagagaaaagaaagcatcctAACTCAGATCATGTCCTCTGTCTCCATTTCCTTCTAGCTGACCTTAACAAAAATGGAAAGACAATCATCAGCCCAGACATCAGCCACCCCTTGGAAGCACCTATTCTGGCTCAACACCTTGATGAGCTGCAGCTAGACACAGTGGCAGGTTTTCACCTCAGCACGATGACTTCCACATAAGTAAAGCTTCAGATGAAAGCTCTTTCCATATGATCTTCTCTATGAGCCTTAATGGTGACATTTtatccttcttttcctttcagtaatAACAAACAGTTGCTGGAAGAATGCAATCATCTAGCTGAGCTTGACTTTAACATCTTTCCTCCTGTGAGTAAAATCTGAAGTGTCATCAGAGGAGGTGAAATACGTCTATATTTCTATAATATGGAAGACCCATTTCAGGCTGCTGATGGGTAAAGACGTTCTGCAAATACGATGTGAGAAAAAGCACCGTAGTCTGAACTTGACCATGTCACAGTATCTTAATGTGAAAAGATGAACATAAACCGTTCAGCTTGGATGAAGCCATGTGCTCATTAGCTGCAGTCTATAACATGCCTTCAGGACGCTAAGAATTAAATATGAGGATCACTGTTTAGGCAGCATTTTGCTGCAGATGTCGCAGCTATGAAGGCATGTTGCATGCACCACTGATTGCATTATGTCAGCACTTCCAGTACAAATTGCCACAGGATATACACAGGCACTTTGGAATTGCTTACAGAGGAATCAGCACCACTACTGAAAGCAAGTTTCCATGATACAACTTTCCATGATACCTACTGAATAGTCTGGGCACTGGGGAACATGGAACACTTGTTCAACAGACTTTTTTTCAAGACCTTCTACATACTGGAAAGATATGGGCACCTAAGTCTTCCCTAGAATATTACCTGCCCTATTCATATTTTCAAACACTTCTCCAGCTTACACACTTTACTCTGTATGCAATTTTTCCTACAGCATCTTTCTGACTAGTCAAGTTATATTGCAGCTGCTGTagcagaaaaaagattttttttcccccaaatcccaaactgctttgaaaatctggGTTGCATCTTGGTTGAGGGTGATGTTGGTGGAGAACTTACCTAAGTTCCCAAAAGAAGAGCACCATTTTGAAGAACTCAAGGTCTACTTAATTCTGTCTTCAGTGCAGGTCTAAATTTGCACGACTGCAATGGGTTAGAAGCTCCCTGACGTTGGgggggtttgttgttttttaacttctaaTTATGTGAATGACACAAACACTTTGTGTACATAGTAGTTCCCCCTCTGCTAGCTGCAGAAGACAGCCAGTTCCCCTTATACCCATCCCCACTAAACTCACTGGAGAGGTTACAGGAAACAATTGACTTTTCCACCAGCTCTCGGAAGACGATAAGGACTTTGGCTGGAACCAGGTCACCTTCAATGTTCACATCTGTTTCGTGCCACTGTTGAAGGCTTTTTGAGAACTGTTCCACCTCGAGCCATTGATGCAGCTCCTCAGGGTCCCGCACAGAGGAGAGTAGCTTGGCTCCGTGCACAGTGTAATAACGCCAGTGTCGGACCTGCTTTTCCCTGTACCCAGTTAGGCCACGTAGAGGGACAGTGATGAGGAATTGGCTCGGTGCTAAGACCTAGGAGAGTTTAGAGAGATTAGGAACACAGGCAAGGGCAGATCAAGTGATCATGAGGGTTAAGGAAGTAACACGTGCAAATGGAGGctttgaagggaaagaaaaaatatggtAAAATGGGAATGATTGAACACATCCAGGACCTGTTCCATACCTGTCTGAGATTTACCTTGGAGGTACACGGAGTAAGAGGAAATTGTCCTTTAGGAGTCTGATGTGACAGACGTGGCCCATAGAAGACAAGAGCACACTCTGGCTGGTTTGCCACCACATCTGCCATAGTTTTCCCCACTCCTTGTTATTTCTAGTCTGCAATTGTACGAAATGTAATAACTAAGAGCTTCCAAGGTGCAGCAGAGCATCAGAGAGCTTGTTCTGAGATTCAGCAATGGGAAACAAAATAGTTCAAGTTCTTAACTCAGAGCCATTACTAGAGATAAGCCTAGAGTTCCACAGTTCCACAGCTATGTCAAAAAGTACACTTTCTGGATCTTTTCCAAAACCCACTAATGACATTAGTAGAATAAGTCCACAGCCCATTCATTTTACAGGCATTTCACTCTGCCTGACTAGAACATCTATCCTCCATTAAGGAGACATAGACATCAAGGCAAGTGACATGCCTGAGCCTACACAGGCAGTGGCATTGTCAAAAATAGGTTTTGGAAAGTGCTGTATGAGGCTGCATCTCCCACTGAGCAGAAGCGAGAAGCAGAGTAAGGATGGAAAAATGATCAGTGGATAACACCCAGAAGCAAGCTTGTTTGCAAAACAATTAATCAGCCTCGCTTTGAGGATAACCATTCTCCAACCAAACCAGTGCTCAACTGGCATTTGCAGAGTGAGTAAGGTgacacagaatttcagaaaaccTCATACAGGTTCAGGACACAGCCAGAATTGCCAGGTTTGGAAGTATTTGGCAATCTTGGCTGCAGGTGTTGGTTTCCAAACCCATTCAGACTTTTCCTATGTTGACTCTGAAGCTTTTCAACTTCTGTTGAGTCCAAGCCTTATTTACACTGACATTAAGCAGGTAAAAGAGCTGTGCGAG encodes:
- the MAB21L3 gene encoding protein mab-21-like 3 isoform X2 yields the protein MKPFTDEEVEIYIQSKVEPRHYLVSKTVEEVQKIIQQLTTEISYKATRFQAISNSGIHNENIKVLAPSQFLITVPLRGLTGYREKQVRHWRYYTVHGAKLLSSVRDPEELHQWLEVEQFSKSLQQWHETDVNIEGDLVPAKVLIVFRELVEKSIVSCNLSNKVTMLESFSSVVRVAVETSEFQVEVELAPTVEIPTCWPEKARWPRCLKRWPSQEKVQCIKSLGFDLLARSNYHWQLCFSRAEHILMEGLDEDGGCRMKCFRVMRQMKEDVWCAGNKPVITAYHLQTVLFWTCEKYPRTKDWRCFHEAFLRLVQKLHKCVSQHFLKHYFVKNTNLLKYANTSDLDVVASKLAVFLENPVFCLD
- the MAB21L3 gene encoding protein mab-21-like 3 isoform X1; its protein translation is MKPFTDEEVEIYIQSKVEPRHYLVSKTVEEVQKIIQQLTTEISYKATRFQAISNSGIHNENIKDQPGLLAKWSALLRGKRPFHPSIQVLAPSQFLITVPLRGLTGYREKQVRHWRYYTVHGAKLLSSVRDPEELHQWLEVEQFSKSLQQWHETDVNIEGDLVPAKVLIVFRELVEKSIVSCNLSNKVTMLESFSSVVRVAVETSEFQVEVELAPTVEIPTCWPEKARWPRCLKRWPSQEKVQCIKSLGFDLLARSNYHWQLCFSRAEHILMEGLDEDGGCRMKCFRVMRQMKEDVWCAGNKPVITAYHLQTVLFWTCEKYPRTKDWRCFHEAFLRLVQKLHKCVSQHFLKHYFVKNTNLLKYANTSDLDVVASKLAVFLENPVFCLD
- the MAB21L3 gene encoding protein mab-21-like 3 isoform X3; the protein is MADVVANQPECALVFYGPRLSHQTPKGQFPLTPCTSKVLAPSQFLITVPLRGLTGYREKQVRHWRYYTVHGAKLLSSVRDPEELHQWLEVEQFSKSLQQWHETDVNIEGDLVPAKVLIVFRELVEKSIVSCNLSNKVTMLESFSSVVRVAVETSEFQVEVELAPTVEIPTCWPEKARWPRCLKRWPSQEKVQCIKSLGFDLLARSNYHWQLCFSRAEHILMEGLDEDGGCRMKCFRVMRQMKEDVWCAGNKPVITAYHLQTVLFWTCEKYPRTKDWRCFHEAFLRLVQKLHKCVSQHFLKHYFVKNTNLLKYANTSDLDVVASKLAVFLENPVFCLD